In Miniphocaeibacter halophilus, the following proteins share a genomic window:
- a CDS encoding SoxR reducing system RseC family protein, which translates to MDKTGVVIDSNNNHIDVLVVRESGCGGNCSSCAGCSSENKPMIVKIENDLNAKKGDRVLLSIKNGTIFKYSIIMYFIPLIFFVFGIISGIIIFSGNNVSSQEIKSLGLGIIFLLISLFVLKILDNRIFNKNNGVIRAIKIINFEEE; encoded by the coding sequence ATGGATAAAACAGGTGTAGTAATAGATAGTAATAATAATCATATAGATGTCTTAGTAGTAAGAGAAAGTGGCTGTGGTGGGAACTGTAGTTCCTGTGCAGGCTGCAGTTCAGAAAACAAACCTATGATTGTTAAAATAGAAAATGATTTAAACGCTAAAAAGGGAGATAGGGTATTACTTTCAATAAAAAACGGTACCATTTTTAAATATTCTATAATAATGTACTTTATTCCACTAATATTCTTTGTTTTTGGCATTATTAGTGGTATAATAATATTTAGTGGAAATAACGTTTCCAGTCAAGAGATTAAAAGCTTAGGTCTTGGCATAATATTTCTACTAATTTCATTATTTGTTTTAAAAATTTTAGATAATAGGATTTTTAATAAAAATAATGGTGTGATTAGGGCAATAAAAATTATTAATTTTGAGGAGGAGTAA
- the glyA gene encoding serine hydroxymethyltransferase codes for MSLRSLPQLEKFDKEIYDAVKNETQRQRDHVELIASENFISEAVLETLGTTLNNKYAEGYPGKRYYGGCEFVDIAEDLARNRLCELFGADHANVQPHSGANANMAVYLAVLKPGDTVLGMNLSEGGHLTHGSPVNISGLYYNFVDYGVDPETETIDYDQVRERALEHKPKLIVAGASAYSREIDFAKFKEIADEVGAYFMVDMAHIAGLIAVGEHPSPIPYADFVTTTTHKTLRGPRGGAILCKAEHAKKIDKAVFPGLQGGPLEHVIAAKAVCFKEALTDEFKEYIKQVKKNAVALGEALTEGGIRLVSGGTDNHLLLLDVRNLGLTGKEAEALLEEVNITTNKNTIPNDPESPFVTSGVRVGTPAVTTRGMKEDGFREIGKYMVQALKKERPAADIKADVLKLMSNYKLYE; via the coding sequence ATGAGTTTAAGATCTTTACCACAATTGGAAAAGTTCGATAAGGAAATTTATGATGCTGTAAAAAATGAGACACAAAGACAAAGAGACCATGTGGAGTTAATAGCATCAGAAAACTTTATTTCAGAAGCTGTTTTAGAAACTTTGGGAACAACATTAAATAATAAGTATGCAGAAGGTTACCCTGGTAAGAGATATTATGGTGGTTGTGAATTTGTTGATATAGCTGAAGATCTTGCAAGAAATCGTCTATGTGAATTATTTGGAGCTGACCATGCAAATGTTCAACCTCATTCAGGAGCAAATGCTAATATGGCTGTATATTTAGCTGTTCTTAAACCAGGTGATACTGTTTTAGGAATGAATTTGTCTGAAGGTGGTCATTTAACTCATGGTTCACCAGTTAACATTTCCGGTTTATATTATAACTTTGTTGATTATGGAGTTGATCCAGAAACAGAAACAATAGATTACGATCAAGTAAGAGAACGAGCTTTAGAGCACAAACCAAAACTAATAGTTGCAGGTGCTAGTGCTTATTCAAGAGAAATAGACTTTGCAAAATTCAAAGAAATTGCTGATGAAGTGGGAGCATATTTTATGGTAGATATGGCTCATATAGCTGGATTAATTGCTGTTGGCGAACATCCTAGTCCAATTCCATATGCAGATTTTGTAACAACTACAACACACAAAACTCTTAGAGGTCCAAGAGGTGGAGCTATTTTATGTAAAGCAGAACACGCTAAAAAAATAGATAAAGCAGTTTTCCCAGGATTACAAGGTGGACCATTAGAGCATGTTATAGCTGCTAAAGCTGTATGCTTTAAAGAAGCATTAACAGATGAATTTAAAGAATATATAAAACAAGTTAAGAAAAATGCCGTTGCATTGGGAGAAGCTTTAACAGAAGGTGGAATTAGATTAGTTTCCGGTGGAACAGATAATCACTTATTATTATTAGATGTAAGAAATTTAGGCTTAACAGGAAAAGAAGCTGAAGCTTTATTAGAAGAAGTAAATATAACTACAAATAAAAATACTATTCCAAATGATCCTGAATCACCATTTGTTACTTCTGGAGTAAGAGTTGGTACTCCTGCAGTTACAACTAGAGGA